TACCCGCAGCCCGAGATCGCGGAGCGGGTCCGGATGGAGATCGGCAACGACCTGTACACGGCGCTGCGGGCGGCTCCCGGCGATGTGCGGCCCTGGGTGCAGCTGGCCGGGAACCTGGTGCTGCTGCTGCCGATGGCGACCCTGGTGCCGCTGCGGGTCCGCTGGTTCGACAACCTCGGCAAGATCGTCATCGGCGGGCTGATGACGGCGCTGACGATCGAGACCGTGCAGTTCTTCTTCATCCCCGGCCGGGTCGCCTCCACCGACGACGTCGTGCTCAACACGCTCGGCGCGTCCATGGGCGGCCTCGTGGTGTGCGCCCGCTGGTGGCGCGCTCAGGGCCAGCTCCCCGGCCCCAACCACCGCAGCGTCGAGCCGGACGAGGCGCAGACGACGGTGTGGCGGATCATCGAGAAGATCGAGCAGGAGCGCGTTCCCGGCGTGCGGCGCCCGGACACCGCCACGGTGCGCGTCGCGACCCGGCAGAGCCGCGAGCGCAACGCGGTGCCGGTGCGCCGGCCCGGCGCCCCGCTCCCGGCCGAGGCGCGCGGAACCGCCGCGCGCCGCCCGGCGGTGGCGAACGTCCCGGCTCCCGCGAAGGCCCCGGCCCAGGACGGGCGCATCCCCGCGAACGCGGCACCGCGCGAGGGACGGGTGCCGTCCCCCGCCGCCATCGAGCGGGCTTTCCCGGCCGCGGCGAACGCCTCGGGCGGGCGGCCCCGCCAGGGCGTGCCCGCCGGTCGCACTCCCGCGCGGCGTTCCTGACACCGGTGGCCGGGTGACCCGCGCCCGGCCACCCGGCCACCGGCACCACCCGGCCGGACGCGCCCTCGGCCGGATGGGGCTCAGCGGCGCCGCGCCTACTTCCCGCGCGGCGCCTGCTTCGGAGTTCCCTGCAAGGCCTGGTTGCGGGCGCTGAACGAGCGTCCGAGGGCGGCCACCTCCCGCTCCATCTCCGGCATGATCTTGCGCAGCGACGGGGCCATGATCCGCGCGACCAGCTTCGAGGCGGGCAGGTTGCGCAGCCAGTGCATCAGCATCACCGGGCGCGGCACGTACACCCGGCGGGAGCGGCGCTCCACGGCGTCGGCGAACGCGATGGCGCACTTCTCCACGGTCGTGGTGGCGTGCATCGGCCACGGCAGGCGCTTGCGCATCTCCCGGAAGCTCGGCAGGTCCGCCTTCGCGTCGCGCACCAGGTCGGTGTCGATCCACGACGGGTGCGCGCTGCCGACCGCGACGCCGAGGTGGGCGACCTCGGAGCTCAGCGCGCTGGCCAGGGCCTCCGCGCCCGCCTTGCTCGCGGTGTAGGCGGCCATGCCGCCCATCGGGGCGAACGCCGACAGCGAGGACACGACCAGGACGTAGCCGCGCTGCTCGATCACGTGCGGCAGCGCGAGGCGCGCGGTGTGGAAGACGCCGTTGATGTTCACGTCGATCGTCTTGGTGAACGCGTGCGGGTCGCCGTTCTGCACGGTGCCGAACGGCGCGATGCCCGCGTTGGCGATCACCACGTCGATCCGGCCGTGCGCGGCGACGGTGCCGTCGATGGCGGCCTGGAGGGAGTCGGGGTCGGTGACGTCGGCCTCGAACCAGGTGTGGCCGTCGCCGAGTTCGGCGGTGACGGCTTTGAGCTCATCGGGTTCGAGCCCGGTCAGCGAGAGCCGGGCGCCGCGACGGGCGAGCTCCCTGGCGGTCTGCGCACCGATGCCGCGCGCGGCACCGGTGATCAGGACGACTTTGCCGGACATCGTTGACGGCATGCGCACTCCCGGAACGTGGATCAGCGTCACCTACTCCGAGGTAGGCTACCGGCAGTAGCTTACTTTCGGTAGGTCCAGGCGCGCGGACTCCGCTCAGCCTGTGGATGAACGCCGAACCTGTGGACGACTCCCGCGATTTCGCGAGAGATCGAACGCCCCCGGCCACGTCCCCTGCGCAGCCTCACCTGCGTCGATGCCGCTGCTGGCCGGACTCGTGCGGCGCTCCGGGTTCTCGCGAGATCGCGACGGGACGGACCAGGTTCAGAGCGGTTCAGAGGGCGGTGAGGTCGGCTCGCTCGACGTCGCGGCCGTCCAGGATCCGCTCCGCCAGCGAGCGCATCTGGGTCGCCGAACCCTCCTCCAACTCCGCCTGGGCCAATTGCTCCCCGCCGTCGTAGAGACCGGCCATGGCCTCCTTGAACGGCCCCGTGAACTCCGGGCCGCGGGCCTGCCGCAGCCGGTCCACCAGCTCCGCGCTCGGCATCCCCGGCACCCGGGACTCCCCGGCGACGAGATCCTCGGGCGCGCTGCCGGACGGAACGTCCTCGGTGTCGGTGAGCCAGCGGGTCAGCTCGTCGGCCTGGGCCTGCCGGTCCCGCTGGATCCCCGCCGCGTAGGCGGCGACCTCGGGATCGCCGGAGTCGGCCGCCAGCTCGGTCAGCTCCAGCAGCTGCTGGTGGTGCGCCAGCAGCTGCCGGGCGAACTCCTGATCGGTGCTCGTGTGCGCCGCGTCCTCCTGCTCCTCGGTCTCCGGCGCGTCCGCGCCGGGCGGCTCCGAGGAGTCCGCGGCCGGTGGCGGGGCGGGCTGCTCCGCGGGGCCGCAGCCGGTGAGCGCCAGCCCGCAGGCCAGCGCCGCGCCGACCAGTAGCCGCGGCGCTCGCGCCCGGCCCCGGGCGGGGGAAACGCCTGGTCCGGCGGTCGTCGGGCCGCCGGGCGCGTATCGGCTCGGCGACCACGCGCGGCCGGGCGGTGCGGTCCGCGTTGGCCGGTGCCGGTGGAACGAGGCTCGCTGCACGTGCCGCCCTCTCCCAGGGTGGTGGTCGGGTCCGGCCGGGCCCGCAGGCATCGCCGACCGGGGCTGTCGCGCTCCAGGCTAACGATCGAGAAGCGCTCACCCGCCAGGGTGCGCCGCGCCGGTGGCCGACGCGAGGTGTCGCCTCGCTCTCACCACGGATGACCTTGCGCGAGTCGATGACTAGGGTGGCTACGGCCCGGCCGCAGGCACGTGCGGCGGTCGGACTACTATCCGCAGACGGCAGCGATCGTGCCGGGCGCAGGCCACCTGGTACCTGGGCGCGTCGCAGCCGACGCGCCGACCCGACCGGGTCGGGCGGTCCCGTTCGCGGGCCCGCGCAATCACGAGGAACAGTGCAGGAGGCACCGTGACGGCCGTCGCGCCACAGCCGATAGCCACGCGCCCCTATCCGGCGCGCCAAACGGTCAAGGGGTCGTTCCTGGCGCGGATGTTCCGCACCACCGACCACAAGCAGATCGGCATCCTCTACCTCGTCACCTCGATCGCCTTCTTCATCGTGGGCGGGTTGATGGCGATGCTGATCCGCGGGGAGCTGGCCGTTCCCGGGATGCAGTTCTTGTCCCAGGAGCAGTACAACCAGCTGTTCACGATGCACGGCACGATCATGCTGCTGCTGTACGCGACGCCGATCTTGTTCGGCTTCGCGAACTACATCCTGCCGCTGCAGATCGGTTCGCCGGACGTCGCGTTCCCGCGCCTGAACGCGTTCGGCTACTGGCTCTACCTGTTCGGTGGGCTCGTGGTCGTCAGCGGGTTCCTGCTGCCGGGCGGTGCCGCGGACTTCGGCTGGTTCGCCTACACCCCGCTCTCGGACGCCCTGCACTCGCCGGGCCACGGCGCGGACTTCTGGGTCGCCGGCCTGGCCGTCTCCGGTCTGGGCACGATCCTCGGTGCGGTCAACATGATCACCACCGTGGTCTGCCTGCGCGCACCGGGCATGACCATGTGGCGGATGCCGATCTTCACCTGGAACATCCTGGTGACGAGCGTGCTGATCCTGATGGCCTTCCCGATCCTCACCGCGGCCCTGATGGGTCTGCTGGCGGACCGGCAGCTCGGTGCCCACGTGTTCGACCCCGCCAACGGCGGCGTGATCCTCTGGCAGCACCTGTTCTGGTTCTTCGGACACCCCGAGGTCTACATCGTCGCGCTGCCGTTCTTCGGCATCGTCTCGGAGATCTTCCCGGTGTTCAGCCGCAAGCCGCTGTTCGGCTACACCGGCCTGGTGTACGCGACGCTGGGCATCGCGGCCCTGTCGGTCGTCGTGTGGGCGCACCACATGTACGCGACCGGCGCGGTGCTGCTGCCGTTCTTCTCGTTCACCACGTTCCTCATCGCCATCCCGACGGGCATGAAGTTCTTCAACTGGATCGGCACCATGTGGCGCGGCCAGCTGACGTTCGAGACGCCGATGCTGTTCAGCGTCGGGTTCCTGGCGACGTTCCTGTTCGGCGGTCTGACCGGCGTCCTGCTGGCCGCCCCGCCGATCGACTTCCACGTCTCCGACACGTACTTCGTGGTCGCGCACTTCCACTACGTGCTCTAC
This window of the Saccharopolyspora gloriosae genome carries:
- a CDS encoding VanZ family protein; its protein translation is MYQLFLAFDGFVPALTVLFPLAVLVAAVSGTVRSNNLRSVSPLHDPLIDAVLVFAVMFTAYLVFYPQPEIAERVRMEIGNDLYTALRAAPGDVRPWVQLAGNLVLLLPMATLVPLRVRWFDNLGKIVIGGLMTALTIETVQFFFIPGRVASTDDVVLNTLGASMGGLVVCARWWRAQGQLPGPNHRSVEPDEAQTTVWRIIEKIEQERVPGVRRPDTATVRVATRQSRERNAVPVRRPGAPLPAEARGTAARRPAVANVPAPAKAPAQDGRIPANAAPREGRVPSPAAIERAFPAAANASGGRPRQGVPAGRTPARRS
- the ctaD gene encoding cytochrome c oxidase subunit I; translation: MTAVAPQPIATRPYPARQTVKGSFLARMFRTTDHKQIGILYLVTSIAFFIVGGLMAMLIRGELAVPGMQFLSQEQYNQLFTMHGTIMLLLYATPILFGFANYILPLQIGSPDVAFPRLNAFGYWLYLFGGLVVVSGFLLPGGAADFGWFAYTPLSDALHSPGHGADFWVAGLAVSGLGTILGAVNMITTVVCLRAPGMTMWRMPIFTWNILVTSVLILMAFPILTAALMGLLADRQLGAHVFDPANGGVILWQHLFWFFGHPEVYIVALPFFGIVSEIFPVFSRKPLFGYTGLVYATLGIAALSVVVWAHHMYATGAVLLPFFSFTTFLIAIPTGMKFFNWIGTMWRGQLTFETPMLFSVGFLATFLFGGLTGVLLAAPPIDFHVSDTYFVVAHFHYVLYGTIVFATFAGIYFWFPKMTGRMMDERLGKIHFWLTFIGFHTTFLVQHWLGNEGMVRRYADYLESDGFTALNTLSTVGAFILGASMLPFLWNVFKSYRYGEIVNVDDPWGYGNSLEWATSCPPPRHNFTELPRIRSERPAFELHYPHVADRMRLEAHVGLTGKPLAHAAPSEKAAQAVVPPEQGGDRDATEK
- a CDS encoding SDR family oxidoreductase encodes the protein MPSTMSGKVVLITGAARGIGAQTARELARRGARLSLTGLEPDELKAVTAELGDGHTWFEADVTDPDSLQAAIDGTVAAHGRIDVVIANAGIAPFGTVQNGDPHAFTKTIDVNINGVFHTARLALPHVIEQRGYVLVVSSLSAFAPMGGMAAYTASKAGAEALASALSSEVAHLGVAVGSAHPSWIDTDLVRDAKADLPSFREMRKRLPWPMHATTTVEKCAIAFADAVERRSRRVYVPRPVMLMHWLRNLPASKLVARIMAPSLRKIMPEMEREVAALGRSFSARNQALQGTPKQAPRGK
- a CDS encoding DUF305 domain-containing protein, which codes for MQRASFHRHRPTRTAPPGRAWSPSRYAPGGPTTAGPGVSPARGRARAPRLLVGAALACGLALTGCGPAEQPAPPPAADSSEPPGADAPETEEQEDAAHTSTDQEFARQLLAHHQQLLELTELAADSGDPEVAAYAAGIQRDRQAQADELTRWLTDTEDVPSGSAPEDLVAGESRVPGMPSAELVDRLRQARGPEFTGPFKEAMAGLYDGGEQLAQAELEEGSATQMRSLAERILDGRDVERADLTAL